In Erythrobacter litoralis HTCC2594, a single genomic region encodes these proteins:
- a CDS encoding glycosyltransferase family 4 protein, whose protein sequence is MKIVYLHQYFVTPEQPGGTRSFEMARRLVEAGHSVDMITSDQTSSGGGDGWRVSEESGITVHWKRQPYDNTMGFFARLKAFVGFAIASSKRAASIRDADVIFATSTPLTIAIPAIYASWRTGTPYVFEVRDVWPAVPIALGALKNPVLRWLARKLEHTAYHRAAHVVALAPGMGDEVASTGYPRDRITIIPNGCDNHIFGAATDGSALDDYRQWLGSHPLVLFAGTLGKANDVGYLADVAKAMLARDPDIRFAIIGAGAERDVIKARAVELGVLDVNFKMIDAVPKRVLASWIQRATLCIALFSGPRVLWKDAVQNKFFDALAAGKPVISNQEGWQCKIAEQHDVGALMPHDDAEAAADIILRHARDREWLDGARLRTAELAEGRFSRDNLAADLERTLRKVVEA, encoded by the coding sequence ATGAAGATCGTATACCTGCATCAATATTTCGTCACCCCCGAGCAACCCGGGGGGACGCGGTCTTTCGAAATGGCTCGCAGGTTGGTCGAAGCGGGCCACAGCGTGGACATGATCACCAGCGATCAGACATCCTCTGGCGGTGGTGATGGGTGGCGGGTGAGCGAGGAATCGGGCATCACCGTCCATTGGAAAAGGCAGCCCTACGACAATACGATGGGCTTTTTTGCCCGCCTGAAGGCGTTTGTCGGGTTCGCCATCGCATCATCCAAGCGCGCTGCGAGCATCCGCGATGCCGACGTGATCTTCGCCACCAGTACACCGCTGACGATTGCAATTCCTGCGATCTATGCATCATGGCGCACCGGGACGCCTTACGTATTCGAGGTTCGCGATGTCTGGCCGGCGGTCCCGATTGCCCTTGGCGCGTTGAAGAACCCGGTCTTACGGTGGCTTGCGCGCAAGCTCGAGCACACGGCGTATCATCGGGCGGCGCATGTGGTGGCACTGGCACCGGGCATGGGTGACGAGGTAGCGAGCACCGGCTATCCGCGCGATCGAATAACGATTATTCCGAATGGCTGCGACAACCATATCTTCGGCGCCGCGACCGACGGAAGCGCGCTCGATGATTATCGCCAGTGGCTGGGATCGCATCCGCTCGTGCTTTTCGCCGGGACCCTCGGCAAGGCCAACGACGTCGGATACCTCGCCGATGTCGCCAAGGCGATGCTGGCTCGCGATCCCGATATCCGGTTTGCGATTATCGGTGCTGGCGCCGAACGCGACGTTATCAAAGCGCGGGCCGTAGAGCTGGGCGTATTGGACGTGAATTTCAAGATGATCGACGCGGTCCCCAAGCGTGTGCTTGCCAGCTGGATCCAGCGAGCGACCCTGTGCATTGCCCTGTTTTCCGGGCCCCGAGTTCTCTGGAAAGATGCCGTCCAGAATAAGTTCTTCGACGCACTTGCAGCAGGCAAACCCGTAATTTCCAATCAGGAAGGCTGGCAGTGCAAGATTGCCGAGCAACACGATGTCGGTGCGCTGATGCCGCACGACGACGCTGAAGCAGCTGCCGATATTATCTTACGCCACGCACGCGATCGGGAATGGCTCGATGGTGCGCGTTTGCGTACCGCGGAATTGGCAGAGGGTCGTTTCAGCCGCGACAATCTCGCGGCGGACTTGGAACGGACGTTGCGCAAAGTCGTCGAAGCCTGA
- a CDS encoding sugar transferase — protein sequence MKRIVDFFAALAALAVLWPVLAGLALLVRMKLGSPVLFRQTRPGLGEELFDLYKFRTMTDDRDPNGNLLPDAQRMTKLGAFLRSTSLDELPSLLNVLKGDLSLVGPRPLLPQYLPLYNERQRRRHNVRPGITGWAQVNGRNAVDWEERFALDIWYVENRSLILDIKIILMTLSKVFRREGISAEGEATMAPFTGTPPADR from the coding sequence ATGAAGCGTATTGTCGATTTTTTCGCAGCTCTGGCCGCTCTCGCGGTTCTGTGGCCGGTGTTGGCGGGTTTGGCGCTGTTGGTGCGGATGAAGCTCGGGTCACCGGTCCTGTTCCGACAAACGCGGCCCGGACTGGGTGAAGAATTGTTCGATCTCTACAAGTTTCGTACCATGACCGACGACCGCGACCCCAATGGCAATCTGCTGCCCGACGCGCAGAGAATGACCAAGCTCGGAGCCTTCCTGCGATCGACGAGCCTGGACGAGCTTCCCAGCCTGCTCAATGTCCTGAAAGGCGATCTCAGCCTGGTCGGTCCGCGCCCGTTGCTGCCGCAGTACCTTCCGCTCTATAACGAGCGCCAACGACGCAGGCATAACGTGCGTCCCGGTATCACCGGCTGGGCACAGGTCAACGGCCGCAATGCTGTCGATTGGGAAGAGCGCTTCGCTCTGGATATTTGGTACGTCGAGAACCGCTCGCTTATCCTGGACATCAAGATAATCCTGATGACGTTGAGCAAGGTGTTCAGGCGCGAAGGGATTAGCGCAGAAGGCGAAGCGACCATGGCGCCCTTTACCGGTACTCCACCAGCCGATCGCTGA
- a CDS encoding polysaccharide biosynthesis protein, which produces MAVLTVDLALCVAAVIIAFSLRFGEWEFWSGAIQSVVVVAVALWLPIFYLAGIYRTVVRFIGTRTLMGIAVSCGLMAVGLAFAFTLNSTPGIPRTVAFIQPLMFALLLVFSRLLARYFLFDLLNQYHKSGPRSRVLIYGAGSAGRQLALSLRHEPAMHLAGYIDDDDRLARKHVDGVRVHPPTGLEDLIHDLEIDTVLLALPRIGRKQREMIVRQFEGISVRVLTLPAMGDLIDGRVSVGDLREIEISDLLGRDPVPPNHLLLHKTIQDKVVMVTGAGGSIGSELCRQVSQLKPEVLILVEMAEHALYLIETELRGLQESGDIDPSIAIVTELCNVSNTDQVKRIMQRWRPGTVFHAAAYKHVPLVEDNVISGMTNNIFGTLNCARAAADAGVAHFILISTDKAVRPTNVMGASKRVCELILQALAANGSETLFAIVRFGNVLGSSGSVVPRFKEQIKNGGPITLTHREITRYFMTIPEASQLVIQAGAMAEGGEVYVLDMGEPVKIYDLAKTMINLSGLSVKDAEHPDGDIEIIEVGLRKGEKLYEELLIGNSPKPTRHQRIMQAREVMLPWPELEPQLAELRKLLSGGNRSEALHILRALVPEYTAPATDSHRAA; this is translated from the coding sequence GTGGCCGTTCTCACGGTCGACCTCGCATTGTGCGTGGCGGCGGTTATCATAGCTTTCTCATTGCGGTTCGGAGAATGGGAATTCTGGTCCGGCGCAATTCAGTCGGTGGTGGTCGTGGCGGTCGCGCTGTGGTTGCCGATTTTCTATCTCGCCGGCATTTATCGAACCGTTGTCCGCTTCATCGGTACGCGTACCTTGATGGGGATCGCCGTCTCGTGCGGTCTGATGGCAGTCGGTCTGGCCTTCGCCTTCACGCTCAATTCAACCCCGGGAATCCCGCGCACCGTTGCGTTCATCCAACCGCTGATGTTCGCTCTGCTTTTGGTCTTCAGCCGACTTCTCGCCAGATATTTCCTGTTCGACCTGCTGAACCAGTATCACAAGAGCGGCCCGCGCAGCCGCGTGCTGATTTACGGCGCCGGTTCGGCGGGGCGACAATTGGCACTGTCTCTCCGTCACGAACCTGCGATGCATCTGGCAGGGTATATCGACGACGATGACCGCTTGGCCCGCAAGCATGTCGATGGCGTAAGGGTTCATCCGCCGACCGGTCTGGAAGACCTGATTCACGATCTCGAGATCGACACCGTCCTGCTGGCGCTGCCGCGAATAGGCCGCAAGCAGCGTGAAATGATCGTCCGCCAGTTCGAAGGGATCAGCGTTCGAGTTCTTACCCTCCCGGCGATGGGAGATCTGATCGACGGCCGCGTTTCGGTAGGCGACCTGCGCGAGATCGAAATCTCGGACCTTCTGGGGCGCGACCCCGTACCGCCCAACCACCTGCTGTTGCACAAGACTATCCAGGACAAGGTCGTCATGGTTACCGGGGCCGGCGGCTCGATCGGCAGCGAGCTCTGTCGCCAAGTCAGCCAGCTGAAGCCTGAAGTACTTATCCTGGTGGAGATGGCCGAACACGCGCTCTACCTGATCGAAACCGAACTGCGCGGATTGCAGGAAAGCGGTGATATCGATCCCTCGATCGCTATAGTCACCGAACTTTGCAACGTGTCCAACACCGACCAGGTCAAGCGGATCATGCAACGCTGGCGACCGGGTACGGTTTTCCACGCTGCGGCTTACAAGCATGTGCCTCTGGTCGAGGACAATGTCATTTCCGGGATGACAAACAATATATTCGGCACGCTGAATTGCGCGCGCGCCGCGGCGGATGCAGGCGTTGCGCACTTCATTCTTATCAGCACGGACAAGGCCGTACGTCCGACCAATGTCATGGGTGCCAGCAAGCGGGTCTGCGAACTCATTCTGCAAGCTCTGGCGGCAAATGGCAGCGAGACACTTTTCGCCATCGTCCGCTTCGGCAATGTGCTCGGCTCGAGCGGGTCGGTTGTACCGCGCTTCAAGGAGCAGATAAAAAACGGCGGGCCGATCACTCTGACCCATCGGGAGATCACGCGCTACTTCATGACCATCCCTGAGGCCTCGCAGCTGGTGATCCAGGCTGGAGCGATGGCCGAAGGCGGCGAAGTCTATGTCCTCGATATGGGTGAGCCCGTGAAAATCTACGATCTTGCCAAGACGATGATCAATTTGTCCGGCCTGAGCGTAAAGGATGCGGAACATCCGGATGGCGATATCGAAATCATAGAGGTCGGGCTTCGCAAGGGCGAGAAGCTGTACGAAGAATTGCTTATCGGGAATTCGCCCAAGCCAACACGGCACCAACGCATTATGCAGGCTCGAGAGGTCATGCTTCCATGGCCGGAACTCGAACCCCAACTTGCTGAACTGCGGAAGTTGCTGTCGGGCGGAAATCGCAGCGAAGCGCTGCATATCCTGCGCGCATTGGTGCCGGAGTACACGGCGCCGGCGACGGATTCCCATCGCGCCGCCTGA
- a CDS encoding GumC family protein, translating into MNVVQAELGGEASPVANQVAMGAGNVPMGGARAVLRQYINIVRRWRWVILGVAGLCIVLGLIATLLATPLYTATSTIEISRESSQVTDFQGVERETSVYDQEFYQTQYGLLEAESLAERVVLKLRLVDDPEFYEMFGVVSDSPAFTLVNGRYPSEGRADRMRVASNLLLSSINIDPARLSRLVNISFTSPQPEFSARVANAWAESFIQANLDRKVQATSYGRDQLEQQLTQYKEQLDESQRQLVAYAANEQIINLPSQTGEGNDSSQDRSLVVDQLASLNQALSRATADRIQAESRARQTSAGGASTEALVNPALNNLRQRRAELAAEYGQLMVRFEPGYPAAQAIQSQLDQIDQAIAAEESRISRSLGSEYRAALAREQSLRENVAQLKNSFLDLQRRSIQYNIYQQEVDTNRELYDGLLQRFKEIGVAGGIGVNNIAIIDLADVPQSPSSPNLILNMLISLVLGMGLGAGIAYLLELNDESIADPEEVTNRLDLALLGTIPISEDEEPKEALLDPKSDLVDAYLAIQTSLALTTQHGLPKSLTVTSTRPAEGKSTTSLALAALLARSGKKVILIDGDMRSPSVHHLIGTDNQHGLSNFLSGEDSLDGMVLDVPKYGMSAMSSGPIPPNAAELLSGDRLTLLLDRLLETYDHVIIDSPPVMGLADAPLIASRVEAAVYVIESHGTKSVQIKTAVGRLRATNARILGAVLTKYDNSKAYSGYNYDYGYGYGRDQSPQAA; encoded by the coding sequence ATGAATGTTGTTCAAGCGGAATTGGGCGGCGAAGCTAGCCCTGTGGCCAATCAGGTCGCGATGGGCGCTGGAAACGTGCCCATGGGTGGTGCCCGCGCTGTCCTGCGCCAGTACATCAATATCGTCCGGCGCTGGCGCTGGGTTATTTTGGGTGTCGCCGGGCTTTGTATCGTCCTCGGCCTGATTGCGACCTTGCTCGCGACACCCCTCTACACCGCTACATCGACCATCGAGATTTCGCGGGAATCGTCGCAAGTGACGGATTTTCAGGGCGTAGAACGCGAAACCAGCGTGTACGATCAGGAATTCTATCAGACCCAATACGGTCTGCTCGAAGCGGAATCGCTCGCGGAACGTGTGGTGCTGAAATTGCGGCTCGTGGACGATCCGGAATTCTACGAGATGTTCGGCGTGGTCAGCGACAGCCCCGCCTTTACACTCGTCAACGGGCGCTATCCGTCCGAAGGGCGCGCCGACCGCATGCGGGTTGCCAGCAACCTGCTTCTCAGTTCGATCAATATCGATCCGGCGCGCCTGTCGCGCCTCGTCAATATCAGTTTCACGAGCCCGCAACCCGAATTTTCCGCGAGGGTTGCGAATGCGTGGGCGGAAAGCTTTATCCAGGCCAACCTCGACCGAAAGGTGCAGGCGACCTCTTACGGGCGCGACCAGCTCGAGCAACAGCTCACGCAGTATAAAGAACAGCTGGACGAATCCCAGCGGCAACTGGTCGCCTATGCGGCAAACGAGCAGATTATCAATCTTCCTTCGCAAACGGGCGAAGGAAACGACTCCTCGCAAGACCGCTCGCTCGTTGTCGACCAGCTTGCATCCCTCAACCAGGCCCTGTCCCGCGCGACGGCCGACCGCATTCAAGCCGAATCGCGCGCGCGGCAGACATCTGCCGGTGGAGCTTCGACCGAAGCGCTCGTCAACCCGGCTCTCAACAACCTGCGCCAGCGCCGTGCCGAGCTCGCAGCCGAGTATGGCCAGCTGATGGTGCGGTTCGAGCCGGGATACCCGGCGGCACAGGCGATCCAATCGCAGCTCGACCAAATCGATCAGGCGATCGCGGCTGAAGAGAGCCGGATATCGCGCTCGCTCGGCAGCGAATATCGCGCCGCTCTCGCGCGCGAACAATCCCTGCGCGAGAATGTCGCGCAGTTGAAGAACTCGTTTCTGGACCTGCAACGCCGCAGCATCCAGTACAACATCTACCAGCAAGAGGTCGATACCAACCGCGAACTCTACGACGGGCTTCTCCAGCGCTTTAAGGAAATCGGCGTCGCTGGCGGGATCGGTGTGAACAACATAGCGATCATCGATCTGGCCGACGTACCGCAATCGCCGTCCAGCCCCAACCTGATCCTGAATATGCTGATATCTCTCGTGCTCGGAATGGGTCTCGGCGCTGGAATTGCCTATCTTCTGGAACTCAACGACGAGAGCATCGCCGATCCGGAGGAAGTGACGAACCGCCTTGATCTGGCATTGCTCGGCACGATCCCGATATCGGAGGACGAAGAGCCCAAGGAGGCTTTGCTCGACCCAAAGTCGGACTTGGTCGACGCCTATCTTGCTATCCAGACAAGCCTGGCCCTGACGACGCAACATGGCTTGCCCAAATCGCTTACCGTGACGTCGACGCGGCCGGCGGAAGGCAAGTCGACCACATCGCTGGCGCTCGCGGCCTTGTTGGCTCGGAGTGGCAAGAAGGTCATTCTCATCGATGGGGACATGCGCTCGCCGTCGGTCCACCACCTCATTGGCACCGACAACCAGCACGGTCTTTCTAACTTCCTTTCGGGCGAAGACAGTCTCGACGGCATGGTTCTCGACGTGCCCAAATATGGCATGAGCGCGATGTCTTCTGGCCCGATTCCGCCAAACGCGGCAGAATTGCTTTCGGGCGATCGCTTGACACTGCTGCTCGACCGGCTCCTCGAGACCTACGATCACGTGATCATCGACTCTCCGCCGGTCATGGGCTTGGCCGACGCACCGCTCATCGCATCGCGCGTGGAAGCCGCTGTGTATGTGATCGAATCGCATGGCACCAAGTCGGTCCAGATCAAGACCGCGGTGGGCCGCCTGCGCGCGACCAATGCGCGTATCCTGGGCGCGGTCCTCACCAAGTACGACAACTCCAAGGCCTATTCCGGATACAATTACGATTACGGTTATGGCTACGGACGCGATCAAAGCCCGCAGGCGGCATAG
- a CDS encoding polysaccharide biosynthesis/export family protein codes for MLRITVLISAVLLAACAGREPIQSTADLTVVEGVSELPMPVRSDLVAPDRLALIGPLDTINVDVFGVRELSREVQVDSSGRISMPLVGTLEAGGKTSSELAKDIEGELAGRYVRNPQVTVNIRSSVSQFVAIDGQVVEPGLYPVTNQLTLMRAIASAKGLTEFARQDDVVILRTVDGQRMAGLYNIGAIRRGVYADPEIYANDVVVVGDSPQRRRFRDFVALSPLLASPLVAILNSGSN; via the coding sequence ATGCTTCGAATTACTGTACTGATTTCGGCCGTGCTCCTGGCCGCCTGCGCCGGACGCGAACCGATACAATCGACTGCCGACCTGACTGTCGTCGAAGGCGTCTCCGAACTGCCGATGCCCGTCCGTTCGGACCTGGTGGCGCCTGATCGTCTGGCCCTGATCGGTCCGCTCGACACCATCAATGTCGATGTTTTCGGGGTGAGGGAGCTCAGCCGCGAAGTTCAGGTCGACAGCAGCGGGCGCATTTCGATGCCGCTGGTCGGAACGCTTGAGGCCGGTGGCAAGACGTCGAGCGAACTCGCAAAGGACATCGAGGGCGAACTGGCCGGACGCTATGTCCGCAACCCGCAAGTCACCGTGAATATCCGCAGTTCGGTCAGCCAGTTCGTGGCGATCGACGGGCAGGTCGTCGAACCGGGTCTCTATCCGGTGACCAACCAGCTCACCTTGATGCGCGCAATCGCATCGGCGAAGGGCCTGACGGAGTTCGCGCGTCAGGATGATGTCGTGATCTTGCGCACCGTGGATGGCCAGCGGATGGCCGGGCTTTACAATATCGGTGCAATCCGCCGCGGGGTTTATGCAGACCCGGAAATCTACGCGAACGACGTCGTCGTCGTTGGCGATTCGCCGCAACGACGCAGGTTCCGCGACTTTGTCGCACTGTCGCCGCTCCTGGCATCGCCCTTGGTCGCAATTCTAAACAGTGGTTCGAACTGA
- a CDS encoding O-antigen ligase family protein, which yields MVTLIALVLFAPRPDWSGLRFILGMLLATVVLIVAQLVPLPPSIWMELPGRDLFAQAALAAGEPQPWRPISIAPDATVNALFAMVVPLAFLALLACLQPAQLRRFLTPVLVVIAGSSIIGLIQFSGVAYNHPFVNDIPGEVSGIFANRNHFALFLAVGCALVPTWVVQGEPKQYWRLFVAIGMLVLFSLMALATGSRAGIIATVLALPLGFAAVWGKIRNRAAQMPKWMSLGAAVGAIASFALAIGASILLGRAAAIERLIVADEIGGIRQEALPTILDMIRTYFPFGTGIGTFDPAYRIAEPARNLSYSYFNQAHNDVLQTSLDGGMFGLLLLLIGIAWAAWRGVLAWRKRGNPFARLGFSILFLVAVASLVDYPARTPIFMVLIILAAAWTSRAEAQ from the coding sequence TTGGTCACGCTGATCGCGCTTGTCCTGTTCGCACCCCGACCGGACTGGTCGGGACTGCGTTTCATCCTCGGCATGCTTCTCGCCACAGTTGTTCTGATCGTGGCGCAACTTGTCCCTCTGCCTCCGTCGATCTGGATGGAGCTTCCTGGGCGCGACCTCTTTGCTCAGGCAGCTTTGGCTGCTGGTGAACCGCAACCGTGGCGACCGATTTCGATCGCCCCGGATGCTACGGTAAATGCGCTTTTTGCGATGGTCGTGCCGCTGGCATTCCTTGCATTGCTCGCCTGCTTGCAGCCTGCTCAGCTGCGCCGGTTTCTAACGCCCGTTCTGGTGGTGATCGCGGGTTCATCGATCATCGGCCTGATCCAATTCTCTGGTGTTGCCTACAATCACCCGTTCGTGAACGATATACCGGGCGAGGTCAGTGGAATCTTTGCCAACCGCAATCATTTCGCCCTCTTCCTCGCAGTGGGATGCGCGCTTGTCCCCACTTGGGTGGTGCAAGGCGAACCCAAGCAATATTGGCGATTGTTCGTGGCCATCGGCATGCTTGTATTGTTCAGCCTCATGGCGCTGGCCACCGGGTCGCGCGCCGGGATCATCGCCACTGTACTCGCTTTGCCGCTCGGGTTCGCGGCAGTCTGGGGCAAGATCCGCAACCGGGCGGCGCAGATGCCCAAATGGATGTCGCTCGGAGCCGCGGTTGGTGCGATCGCGAGTTTCGCGCTGGCGATCGGGGCAAGTATCTTGCTCGGTCGAGCAGCGGCGATCGAGCGATTGATCGTTGCTGACGAAATCGGTGGTATCCGGCAAGAGGCCCTGCCGACGATCCTCGACATGATCAGAACCTATTTTCCATTCGGCACCGGAATCGGAACCTTCGATCCGGCGTACCGGATTGCTGAGCCGGCGCGTAATCTCAGCTATAGCTACTTCAATCAGGCGCACAATGACGTCCTGCAGACCTCGCTCGACGGGGGCATGTTCGGACTATTGTTGCTTCTGATCGGCATCGCCTGGGCGGCTTGGCGCGGTGTGCTTGCATGGCGCAAGCGTGGCAACCCGTTTGCGCGTCTCGGTTTTTCGATACTCTTTCTTGTTGCGGTTGCCAGCCTCGTCGATTATCCCGCGCGTACTCCCATTTTCATGGTGCTGATCATTCTCGCGGCGGCTTGGACAAGCAGGGCCGAAGCGCAATAG
- the fabI gene encoding enoyl-ACP reductase FabI translates to MSKKQGLMAGKRGLIMGLANDKSLAWGIAKQLAEHGAELAFSYQGEALAKRVKPLAEQLGSDFTFDCDVSDMAALDRAFDTLKHRWDSIDFVVHAIGFSDKNELRGKYIDTSLDNFLMTMNISAYSLVAVAKRAAEMMPDGGSILTLTYYGAEKVIPHYNVMGVAKAALETSVMYLANDLGPQNIRVNAISAGPVKTLAASGIGDFRYILKWNELNSPLRRNITIDDVGGSGLYFLSHLSSGVTGETHHVDAGYHIVGMKQEDAPDIATS, encoded by the coding sequence ATGAGTAAGAAACAGGGCCTGATGGCCGGAAAACGCGGCTTGATCATGGGTCTGGCCAATGACAAGTCGCTGGCCTGGGGCATCGCCAAACAGCTCGCCGAGCACGGCGCGGAACTGGCCTTCTCCTATCAGGGCGAGGCCCTCGCCAAGCGGGTCAAGCCACTCGCCGAGCAACTGGGTAGCGACTTCACATTCGATTGCGACGTGTCGGACATGGCAGCGCTCGACCGCGCTTTCGACACGCTGAAGCACCGCTGGGACAGCATCGATTTCGTCGTCCACGCGATCGGCTTTTCCGACAAGAACGAACTGCGCGGAAAATATATCGACACCAGCCTCGACAATTTCCTGATGACGATGAACATCTCCGCCTATTCGCTGGTCGCCGTGGCCAAGCGCGCGGCCGAGATGATGCCGGACGGTGGCTCGATCCTGACGCTGACCTATTACGGCGCGGAAAAGGTGATTCCGCATTACAACGTCATGGGCGTCGCCAAGGCCGCGCTGGAAACCAGCGTGATGTATCTCGCCAACGACCTTGGCCCGCAGAACATCCGCGTCAACGCGATCAGCGCGGGGCCGGTCAAGACGCTCGCTGCCAGCGGTATCGGCGATTTCCGTTACATCCTCAAATGGAACGAGCTCAACTCGCCCCTGCGCCGCAATATCACGATCGACGATGTCGGCGGATCGGGGCTGTATTTCCTTTCCCACCTGTCCTCCGGCGTGACCGGCGAAACGCATCACGTCGATGCCGGCTATCACATCGTCGGCATGAAGCAGGAGGATGCGCCGGATATCGCCACGAGCTGA
- a CDS encoding YihY/virulence factor BrkB family protein gives MSDDDLPTPEARKIRSLSPEERRRDAIRRRVQTKVGPGTRAWEVTKRVLVGAYNDGFIHAGNLAYMAVLAIFPFFITGAAIFSVIGEESDRAATINAVLLALPPSVANTIGPVAREVIEARSGWLLWVGGAVGLWTVSSLIETIRDILRRAYGTEAVLAFWRYRLLSTGIIIAAVVLLMLSLIAQVMIGAAQEFIQAYVPQLIDMLGELQISRIIPAIGLFGSIYFLFYALTPHVYRSRRYPKWPGALATTVWWVGVTVALPPILRNFFAYDLTYGALSGIMIALFFFWLVGLGVVIGAELNAALAVSPEEEENIIGQWDDKSRKRRNGASPREGTGYE, from the coding sequence TTGAGCGACGACGATCTGCCGACTCCGGAAGCGCGCAAGATTCGCTCGCTATCGCCGGAGGAACGCCGCCGCGATGCCATCAGGCGCCGCGTGCAGACCAAGGTCGGGCCCGGGACCCGTGCGTGGGAAGTAACCAAGCGCGTGCTGGTCGGCGCCTATAACGACGGATTCATTCACGCAGGCAATCTCGCCTACATGGCTGTGCTGGCGATCTTTCCCTTCTTTATCACCGGCGCAGCAATCTTTTCCGTCATCGGCGAGGAAAGCGATCGCGCCGCGACCATCAATGCCGTCCTGCTGGCGTTACCGCCAAGCGTGGCCAATACGATCGGCCCGGTCGCCCGCGAAGTGATCGAAGCGCGCAGCGGCTGGCTGCTGTGGGTCGGTGGCGCGGTCGGCCTGTGGACCGTCAGCAGCCTGATCGAAACCATCCGCGACATCCTTCGCCGCGCCTACGGCACGGAAGCGGTGCTGGCATTCTGGCGCTACCGCCTGCTTTCGACCGGGATCATCATCGCCGCCGTCGTGCTGCTGATGCTGTCACTGATCGCGCAAGTCATGATCGGCGCCGCGCAGGAGTTTATCCAGGCCTATGTGCCCCAGCTGATCGACATGCTGGGCGAGCTCCAGATCTCGCGGATCATCCCGGCCATCGGCCTGTTCGGTTCGATATACTTCCTGTTCTATGCGCTGACGCCCCATGTCTATCGCAGCCGTCGCTATCCCAAGTGGCCAGGCGCACTCGCGACGACGGTGTGGTGGGTCGGGGTTACGGTGGCGCTGCCGCCCATCCTGCGCAATTTCTTCGCCTACGATCTGACCTACGGCGCCCTGTCGGGGATCATGATTGCGCTGTTTTTCTTCTGGCTGGTCGGCCTGGGCGTGGTGATCGGGGCCGAACTCAACGCAGCCCTTGCGGTCAGCCCGGAAGAAGAGGAAAACATCATCGGACAATGGGACGACAAGTCGCGAAAACGCCGCAACGGCGCGTCCCCTCGCGAGGGAACCGGATATGAGTAA
- a CDS encoding DnaJ C-terminal domain-containing protein translates to MADPYATLGVSRTASEKEIKSAYRKLAKELHPDRNKDNPKAAERFSDVTNAYDLLSDKDQRARFDRGEIDAEGNPANPFAGMGGGFGGGNSGFGGGRGRQYTAEDFQGFGNDDVDLGDIFEGLFGGGGARQRGGSPFGRRGPTPPPRKGADIAYRLRVPFVDAAARRDQRITLSDGKTIDLKLPAGVEDGTQMRLKGKGEQGPGGAGDGIVTIAVEKHPFFEREGDNVRLDLPITLSEAVHGAKVKVPTVDGAVMLTIKPGMSGGTVMRLSGKGFTGKSGKRGDQLVKLQIALPEDMSDLETRLEGWQDEGNPRDKLGV, encoded by the coding sequence ATGGCAGATCCTTACGCAACCCTTGGCGTTTCGCGCACGGCCTCCGAGAAGGAGATCAAGAGCGCCTATCGCAAGCTCGCGAAAGAGCTGCACCCCGATCGCAACAAGGACAATCCGAAAGCCGCGGAGCGATTTTCCGACGTAACGAATGCCTATGACCTGCTCTCGGACAAGGACCAGCGCGCGCGCTTCGATCGCGGCGAAATCGATGCCGAGGGCAATCCGGCCAATCCCTTCGCCGGAATGGGCGGCGGCTTCGGCGGCGGCAACAGCGGCTTCGGTGGCGGCCGCGGCCGACAATATACGGCAGAAGATTTCCAGGGCTTCGGCAATGACGATGTCGACCTCGGCGATATCTTCGAAGGCCTGTTCGGCGGCGGCGGTGCGCGCCAGCGCGGCGGCTCGCCGTTCGGGCGGCGCGGCCCCACCCCTCCCCCGCGCAAGGGCGCAGACATCGCCTATCGGCTCAGGGTGCCATTCGTCGATGCCGCAGCGCGGCGCGACCAGCGCATCACGCTGTCGGACGGCAAGACGATCGACCTGAAACTTCCGGCGGGGGTCGAGGACGGGACCCAGATGCGGCTCAAGGGCAAAGGCGAACAAGGGCCCGGAGGTGCTGGCGACGGTATCGTTACCATCGCGGTCGAAAAGCACCCGTTCTTCGAACGCGAGGGCGACAATGTCCGGCTCGACCTGCCGATCACGCTGAGTGAAGCGGTGCATGGTGCCAAGGTCAAAGTGCCGACGGTAGACGGCGCTGTCATGCTGACGATCAAGCCGGGCATGTCGGGCGGCACCGTCATGCGGCTCTCGGGCAAAGGCTTCACCGGCAAGAGCGGCAAGCGCGGCGACCAGCTGGTCAAGCTGCAGATCGCGCTGCCGGAGGACATGAGCGATCTCGAGACACGGCTGGAGGGTTGGCAGGACGAAGGAAATCCGCGAGACAAGCTCGGCGTCTGA